AATTGCAAATGGTTATTGATTGAGAAAAGCagatgatttttcctctttagtcTATGATTATGGTGAATtacagtaatatattttattatattggaAGCTTCCTTGCATTCCAAGGATCTTTCATTTGATCcccatgtattatttttttttctagtttttatttaaattccagttagttaacagacagtgtaatattagtttcaggtgtacaatatagtgattcaacacttccatacaacactctgtgctcatcacaagtgtgctccttaatccctgtcacctatttcatccatccctccacccacctcccatctggtaaccatcagtttgttctctgtagtgtgtattattatttttaatactgttgaattcagttcatagataattatttattttttccatctatGTTCAAAGTGAGATGGGtctattgttttctttccttgaattTTCCATACCTCAATTTGAAATCAAGATCATGCTAGCTTGATAAAATtagttgcatggagcactgggtgtggtgaaaaaataatgaataatgtttttctgaaaataaataaattggaaaaaaataaaaaatatatgctacattgaaaaaaattagttgaacaactttaatgttttttttttttttctactttctgggaaaaaaaagataggagTCGTATGTTCCTTGAATGTTTGGTTTAATTCATCTGTGAAACCATGtgggccttttaaaaaattattttatcagatGCCATTAGcaactttcttcatttcttcaatgTTTGTTGatatatacaaatttttatttcttgtgcaAATTGCATTAGATAAAGCTTTTCTACGAGTTTATCTATCTTACAAAAAGTTTTCCAATTTATTAGCATATACCTGTTCATTATAcccttttttatgttttgtatctATCTGTAGCTATTCccacattttgtttcttcatttttttcttccctttattcaTGACCAGTCTTGTTCCAAAATCTGaataacttgcaaatatttttttaagaagcagcTAGGTTTTAGTTTTATGAGATTTTACTACATAGTTTTTGTTCTCTATTAAATTACTTTCTGttctgtctttattatttccttccttcttatttctTTAAGCTTACTCAAttgctctttctcaaaattttggagaatttttaggtcatttatgtttaacttttcttGTTCTAATAAATGTATTTGAAGCTATAAAATTCCGAGTACTACTTTAACTGTATCTCATAATATTTGATATGCAACATTTTTACCATGTAGTTCTAAATGTGTTAATTTCCTTTATGGCTGCCTTGTAAATCCAGgctatttatcaatattttcttagTTTGCAAACTATCTGAATTTTAGGTATCCTTTTGATATCAAgttctaattttattataatatggcTACAAAATGTAGCTTTTATCAAAGATACTGATACTTTGAAATCTGTTGTAGTTTTCTTTGTGGCATCATGCATATTGTTTTAGCAAACCCTCTGTGTGACTTgaaaatgtatacatgtataggAGGAGTTGCTTTCATtggatgccctttttttttttttttaagatttatttatttacttggttgggagaggcagaggcagagggacagacaaAATCCTCAGCCGACTGTCCGCTGAGTACAGAGCTCCACTTAGGGCTCAGTccataaccctgagatcttgatctgagccaaaatcacgagtcagatacttaactgactgaatcacctctggcttgttttcatttcaatgaatctttctttttttttaattggagtagttgacacacaatgttacactagttgcaggtgtacaacataatgatccCACAAGTTTaaatgttatgctatgctcaccacaagcaTAGTCACCATGTGTCACcttacaacactattacaatgccattgactatattctctatgctgtagctttttaaatgattttgatttatttttaaaaattgaaaaatttttaaaaaatgatttgatttattttttaaaagattttatttatttgttttccagagagagagagcgagcgcgcacacaaggagagagaggagaagcaggcttcttgcttagcAAGGATCCCAACacgggactggatctcaggaccctgggatcatgacctgagcccaaggcagacgcttaactgactgagccacccaggcatccctaaatgaATCTTTTGAACTTCAtacctaatttcctttttttctttgctttcactaCCCTGTAGCTCAGAGCCAGTTGTTTTTTACCCATCCATAGCTGGGTGATAAATACATGTCCTGTTAAACTGACTCTCAGAGGAAAAAACCCCCCCAAATTCTGACCTATAAGGTTCCTGGTTTCTGTAGAATAAATGCTTTATCCAGGCTGATGTGAAGCTACCCATGGTCAACAACTGCCTTTCaaaattcctgaatattttacAGTCTGCTCTTTTTGGCCAGTGTAAGACAGCTCTCgcactccattttttttaaagattcattttgtattttagtttGATCCCTTGGCTTTACTTATTTCttagctttattttctctttgccccagtttcttcttcttcttctcattaGATCGTGTCTGCTTCTGTGAGCTGCTATAAGCGCTTTTTGGGATGAGGGACACAAGGACACGATTCTTCAGTCAATAAGGAAAAAGAGTTCTGACTTTAAAGGCTTAAATCTTAGTTTGTCTCCCAAAGTCTGTGCTGGGCTGTATGGGGTGTGCCGCATGtatgtgtggctcaggggtcacGGGGTACTCGTGAGAGTTCCAACCTAGAATTAAGGAATCCCCTTTTCCAGTTCCCTCATGTGGGAAACCCCTTCCACTTTCCCATCCCCAGGGGCCCCCTTTCTCTAGTTCCTCCATTCCTCTGGCCAGAACCAACTATAGTCTTTCTCTTGGCAATTTAGGGCACTACAGCTTTGTACCTGAAGCTGTACCTGTACCTGACTTCTTGGGGCAAAGCTGGGAGatgaaagagggggaaaaattgaaaaatcaccCATGGGGAGCATTGCCTCTCCAAGCTCTGGCTCTCCTCATTGCCCACATGATTTTGTCTATTTTCCAGAGTCCTTCAGCACTTGCTTTTTGTCTGCTTTCCAGAAGAGTTTTTCTAGTTGTGGTCAGTGGGGAGATTGGCTCttaaactattattttattttaaaaaaagattttatttatttatttatttgagacagagagagcacaagtaggaagagtggtagacagagggagacagagaaacagattccccgctgagtaggcagcccaacgtggggctcaatcctaggaccctgagatcatgaccaagccacCTGGGAGCCCCTTAAACTCTTATTTTAAACTTCAGAATAAATTAAATATCATGACTAGAAAGAACTCAAGTCTCTATAATTTtaggccccccccccccaaaaaaaagccacAGGCTCCCAAGGGCATAGGATTGTTTTAGGGTACTTTGAATTTTTATGTTAAGCCTAAgatccagaaggaaaagcagacaaaAGCTTCCTGGAGAGCCCATTATGATTTCTGTTTAAATATACCTCTTAGCTGCTTACTTATGAGCAAAATAACATTGAATATTCAAGCTGTAAACCACCTTGGAAATCAATGCCTTCATttgacagaagaggaaatgagagCTCATAAAAGGGGAATAATTTGTCCCGTCACTTGGGAAGTACATGGCAAAGCCTGGACCAGAAGTTAGCCTGTTTAGCTAAATAGTTACTCAGGTATCTGCTATTAACTTCCTAAGTGTCATCTGCTGTATTGGGCTAATATCGCAGATTTCAAGGAGGACATGATATACGAAGATTGAAGGAACGGAAAATTTTGTGTGTTATGTGGGAGAGGAAGGGcatatggtgaaaaaaaaaagcgcTAAAtcccatttttcagtttttgaattTGCTATGATTTTGGTTAAGGAACTTACTTTTTCTAAGCCTCCATCTGTCCGTAAATAGACATAGTAGTCTAATGtataaaggttttttgtttgggttataaaagaaaaagcttaTAAGCATGTAACTAATGCCTTGCCCAATGTTTTCattgttgttattattctttGAAACTCACAAATCCTGAAATTTTACGCACTCATCACGTATGGACCTCTAATGTGAATGAACACAGTAGGGAAAAGGTATCTGATATCTGGGAGGGAAGGAGCCCCCTCCCCTCACCTCACCCCAGTCACCTAAGCTTCATCTCCCTGAGCACCCATTTTCCATTGACCATACCAGGTTCTGGTCTGAAAGAGTTTATTACAAAATGACGAAGGGAGGTCTGAGGAAGATTCACTCGTCATAGAATTTCGGCAGCTCATCACCCAAGATTACTTGATGGTCCACACCAGCAGCTGTAATAGTGACCAGGTAGATGACGCCCCCACTAGAGCCATCCCGGTTCATGGCCAGAGCGATAGCTGCAGAGTTTCAgggtggagagggggagagagaatgacTTAGCTTCAGGATTCTTTACATTCCTCTCCTGCTCATGTGCTTACTACCACTCTCAGACCTCAAAACCCATCTCCTAGGGACACATACCAAGCAGTGTGCTGGtaaataacttagaaaaaaaaaaagcctttacaTGTACCATCTCCCATTATCCATGGTCTCAAAACTCCCACCAGGATGGATTTCAAGTTGCAAATAGTTAAACAAGCAGCTCATGAGTTCTTGCATGTTTCGTGTTTAACAGCCAGCTTCAGCACACCCCTGATTCTTACAGTAACTGTATATTTTGATTTGGGGTTCTCCAAACACTCCTGGTGTCTGCCCTGGGTTCTGGAGTCCTATCTCGTCTAGCATTGtcctgctccctttccctctcaaaGGAGTTCCAGTTTAGATATTAAGTTAAATGGTTGCCCATGTATTCCTCATTGTGTTCCtcaccctctcctgcctctccaggTTTAAAAACCCTCCCAGGTACCCTTCCACGCAGTCAGTTACCGTTCGTGGTGAAGCTCCTGCACTCCTCAGCCGACATGCCTGGCTTATAAGCTGCATCCACATAACCATAGATATAGGTGCTCCCAGAGCCGCCGATGGTGAAGGGCTGCCGAGTCAGCATTCCTCCCAGGGTTCCATACACCTGGCGGGGGCATCCTCAGGTCAGACTATGGAAGCACCAATCCTCTCCTTGCCACTGAGACAGGCAGGGTGTCTCCATGTTCTGTAGTGAAGCCCCCCATCTCCTACTCCCATTGGCGAGATTATACTGTTTTTAGAGGCAGTGTCCTGGGAACCCACTGCCGGAAGGATGTAAACTCTGTCTCCCCCCATAGGGTAGAGGGGGTACATTGGAAGTCATGAACCTGGCCCCCGTCCCGTCGGTCCCAGCCGGCTACTATGAGATGCGCAGACAGGTCCTCCCGATACTTATAACTGATATTCCTCACCACGTTGGCAGCAGCGAGAACAAGAGGAGGTTCTTCCAGTTCCAACCTAAAGGGAGTGTTAGTAAGTGTTAGTAATAGGGGTCAATATAACTTCCTGAAGGGCCACCCTCCTGTGCCATTGCCATCATCCCTGCCAAGTgacatgtgagacctgaaacctgTGGTTGCAATAGTTCAAACTCCAGGGGGACTAGTCTCACAGCACCCACTGGTAAGAAGATTCaacattttccccctttccttcatCCCCATCCTTTCCTTACCCATCCCCCAGTTATATAACACTTTGCTGCAAGGGCCTTGCCCATGTGGGTAAAAGCAGATAAGATTTACTTCTGCACCAACGACCTTGGTTTCCCACTGGGTAACTTCCTGATATATGGTGGGTCacatcatcattttctttcttgttattcaTAGTGGGACAGAGATTTACAGTGTTCAAACCCATTTCACATATATCATTTGATTCTCAAAATAACTGTCAGGTGAGGTAGGGTAGGTGCTGTTAATTATCTCCAGTTTACAGAGGCAGAAACTACATTGGAGCATCAAGCTCCAGTTCAAAGCTAATAAAAACAGGAGCGCAAacaagaatttttcatttttcattgcaGTGCTCCTGGAATGGGACACTGTCTCGGGCTTCACGGGTGGGGAGAACTCTGGTGAATGTGGACTGAGGACCCCAGAGCTTCATACCCGTGGAGTTCCAGTTGGTAGGCGGCCATGTCAACCATGGCTTGGGCATCAGCAGCTGAACCAGAGAGCGCACAGA
This genomic interval from Neovison vison isolate M4711 chromosome 1, ASM_NN_V1, whole genome shotgun sequence contains the following:
- the PSMB9 gene encoding proteasome subunit beta type-9, with amino-acid sequence MLRGGEVRTGTTIMAVEFDGGVVVGSDSRVSAGEAVVNRVFDKLSPLHQHIFCALSGSAADAQAMVDMAAYQLELHGLELEEPPLVLAAANVVRNISYKYREDLSAHLIVAGWDRRDGGQVYGTLGGMLTRQPFTIGGSGSTYIYGYVDAAYKPGMSAEECRSFTTNAIALAMNRDGSSGGVIYLVTITAAGVDHQVILGDELPKFYDE